One stretch of Arachis hypogaea cultivar Tifrunner chromosome 20, arahy.Tifrunner.gnm2.J5K5, whole genome shotgun sequence DNA includes these proteins:
- the LOC112786325 gene encoding uncharacterized protein produces the protein MAFREKTAIDSAGFPKYKRSDNGSTTSKKNVDVDNRFIIPYNATLLLKYGCHINVEYTCQTSAIKYLFKYMHKSNDRASWRLFRFEIQFKEPNVIRLPFHLPNEQNVLYEDHQFIENVIETAVSKDNMFIGWLKADKDFDVAHTLTYAEMPSYFIFWDKQGHIWKPRKQGHVIGHLKHIPHSHGDEYYLRLLLNYQKGCQRFVDIRSVGGVVYDTFKEACYALRLLQDDREFIDAINEASSWASPNYIRRLFAMLLMSNNMVRPNMVWEQCWQHCADDTMFDRTHNLGFEHSADEIKSTTLAKIEKLLPPNGRTLEEFTDMPFPNLVDSIKPPDTIFFDELNFNKTKLASISVDLVFRLNRDQRVAYDTIFNAVSRGIGDFFFVYGYGGTGKTFLWNALFASIRSKGYIVLNVGSSGIAALLLPNRRTTHSRFKVPLSVNQDSICNIRQGTPLAHLISSAKLIIWDKAPMLNKFCFEVLDKCLKDVLRFDHGYNPDAPFGGKVVVLGGDGLLRDSTDGESVIRIPDNLLLDIESLGLHDLVLFVYPDILLRTSSLDYFKDKSILAPTLDVVTEVNNHVMSLIPGNEKVYLSSDTMLNEDGHLESKLYTMSTESLNALNCSGIPQHRLVLKISVPVMLFRNIDQSNRLCNGTQMQVRRLGDHVIEGVILAGRNIGEVVFIPRMNMVPNNETLPIRFT, from the exons ATGGCTTTTCGTGAGAAAACAGCCATAGACAGTGCAGGTTTCCCAAAGTATAAACGTTCGGATAATGGTAGTACAACGAGCAAGAAAAATGTTGACGTTGACAATCGGTTCATTATTCCCTATAATGCGACGTTGCTTCTTAAGTATGGTTGTCACATAAACGTTGAGTACACTTGCCAGACGTCAGCTATAAAGTATTTGTTTAAGTACATGCACAAAAGTAATGACCGT GCATCTTGGAGGCTATTCAGGTTTGAGATTCAGTTCAAAGAGCCTAACGTCATACGCCTTCCATTCCACTTGCCAAATGAACAGAATGTTTTGTATGAAGATCATCAGTTTATTGAAAATGTAATCGAGACTGCGGTCTCAAAGGATAATATGTTTATTGGATGGTTGAAGGCTGACAAGGATTTTGATGTTGCCCATACCCTAACCTACGCAGAGATGCCGTCGtattttattttttgggataAGCAAGGGCATATATGGAAGCCGCGGAAGCAAGGGCATGTGATTGGTCATCTCAAACATATTCCTCACTCGCATGGAGATGAGTACTATCTTCGTTTGTTATTGAACTATCAAAAAGGGTGCCAGAGATTTGTTGATATTCGTTCTGTTGGTGGCGTTGTGTACGACACATTCAAAGAAGCCTGTTATGCTCTCAGGCTGTTACAAGATGACAGGGAATTTATTGATGCAATTAATGAAGCCAGTTCGTGGGCTTCACCGAATTATATCAGGAGGTTGTTTGCAATGCTTTTGATGTCAAATAACATGGTCCGCCCCAACATGGTCTGGGAACAATGTTGGCAACATTGTGCAGATGACACGATGTTTGACAGGACACATAATTTAG GTTTCGAGCATTCTGCTGACGAGATCAAGTCCACCACTCTTGCCAAAATTGAAAAATTGTTGCCGCCGAATGGTAGGACACTTGAAGAATTTACTGACATGCCATTTCCGAATTTGGtggattccattaaacctcctgaCACAATCTTCTTTGATGAGCTCAATTTCAATAAAACCAAGTTGGCAAGTATTTCTGTCGATTTAGTTTTCCGCTTGAATCGAGACCAGCGTGTCGCGTACGACACAATATTCAATGCAGTCAGTCGTGGCATAGGtgattttttctttgtttatggATATGGTGGAACTGGAAAGACTTTTCTATGGAATGCACTTTTCGCTTCAATAAGGTCGAAAGGTTATATTGTTCTAAATGTGGGATCCAGTGGCATTGCAGCGCTATTGTTGCCTAATAGGCGAACTACTCATTCACGCTTTAAGGTTCCACTCAGTGTTAACCAAGATTCCATTTGTAATATAAGGCAAGGCACACCTCTCGCACATCTTATTTCATCTGCAAAATTAATTATATGGGATAAGGCACCTATGTTAAACAAATTTTGCTTTGAAGTGCTCGACAAGTGCCTTAAGGATGTTCTTCGTTTTGATCATGGATATAATCCCGATGCTCCATTTGGAGGAAAAGTTGTTGTTCTGGGAG GTGACGGGTTATTAAGAGACAGTACTGATGGCGAATCGGTGATTAGAATACCAGACAACTTGCTATTGGATATTGAGTCTCTGGGTCTCCATGATTTGGTGTTGTTTGTTTATCCTGACATTTTACTCCGTACTTCTAGCTTGGATTATTTTAAGGACAAGAGTATATTGGCACCAACACTTGATGTTGTGACTGAAGTTAATAATCATGTGATGTCTTTGATCCCTGGAAATGAAAAGGTTTACCTGAGCTCTGACACGATGCTTAATGAAGATGGTCACTTAGAATCTAAATTATACACAATGAGCACAGAGTCGTTGAATGCGTTGAATTGTTCTGGAATTCCTCAACACAGGTTAGTTCTTAAAATTAGTGTTCCTGTCATGCTTTTTCGCAATATTGACCAATCTAATAGACTATGCAACGGTACGCAAATGCAAGTTAGGCGACTTGGTGATCATGTCATTGAGGGCGTCATATTAGCAGGTCGTAATATTGGTGAAGTTGTCTTTATTCCCAGGATGAATATGGTCCCTAATAATGAAACATTACCGATCAGGTTTACCTAG